In a single window of the Botrytis cinerea B05.10 chromosome 10, complete sequence genome:
- the Bcrad23 gene encoding Bcrad23, translating into MKLTFKDLKQQKFVLEAEPTELVSDVKEKIFKEKGWEASQQKLIYSGKILQDANTLESYHIEEKGFIVCMITKPKAAPAASSAPKAPSTPAPASAATPAPPAAPAHSSSTSNTAVPATPSPAGASIPAPQATPSNETTGLAMGAERSAQIAEMESMGFERSQIEAAMRAAFYNSERAIEYLLNGIPERLLQEQQPTPAAPAAVQASSPPAAGGEDDPVDLFQAAANAGNRGGAARGRPGVDPLGGAGAGAAAGGLGNLDFLRNNPQFQQLRQVVQQQPQMLEPILQQVGAGNPQLATLISQHPEQFLQLLSENADDDAPLPPGAQAIEVTPEERDAIERLCRLGFNREQAIQAYFACDKNEELAANFLFEQPEDEE; encoded by the exons ATGAAGTTGACTTTCAAG GATTTGAAGCAGCAGAAATTCGTCCTCGAGGCTGAACCTACTGAACTT GTCTCTGACGtcaaggagaagattttCAAGGAGAAGGGATGGGAGGCGTCGCAACAAAAGTTGATCTATTCTG GTAAAATCTTACAAGATGCGAATACTCTGGAGTCCTATCATATCGAGGAGAAGGGATTCATCGTGTGCATGATTACAAAG CCCAAGGCTGCACCAGCTGCGTCTTCTGCGCCTAAAGCTCCATCAACTCCCGCTCCAGCCTCGGCTGCTACCCCCGCTCCACCTGCCGCGCCTGCACATTCTTCGAGTACTTCAAACACCGCTGTTCCAGCAACACCTTCTCCTGCTGGTGCTTCGATTCCAGCTCCTCAAGCCACACCATCCAATGAAACTACCGGTCTTGCTATGGGAGCTGAGCGCTCAGCACAAATCGCTGAGATGGAAAGCATGGGTTTCGAGAGATCACAGATCGAAGCAGCCATGCGTGCTGCCTTTTACAACTCGGAACGTGCTATCGAATATTTGTTGAAC GGAATCCCAGAACGTCTTTTGCAAGAACAACAACCTACACCAGCTGCACCCGCCGCTGTTCAAGCTTCATCTCCTCCCGCTGCCGGCGGCGAGGATGACCCAGTCGATCTTTTCCAAGCAGCCGCAAATGCTGGCAACCGTGGTGGTGCTGCTCGTGGACGACCCGGAGTCGATCCTTTGGgaggagctggagctggagctgcAGCTGGTGGGCTCGGCAACCTCGACTTCCTCCGAAACAACCCTCAATTTCAACAACTTCGACAAGTCGTTCAACAGCAACCTCAGATGCTCGAGCCAATCCTCCAGCAAGTTGGGGCTGGTAACCCACAATTGGCCACTTTGATTAGTCAACACCCAGAGCAATTTCTACAACTTTTGAGCGAGAATGCCGATGACGATGCGCCACTTCCACCAGGAGCTCAGGCCATCGAGGTGACGCCAGAGGAGCGTGATGCTATTGAGAGA TTATGTCGCCTCGGCTTCAATAGAGAGCAAGCGATCCAAGCCTATTTTGCATGCgacaagaatgaagaattggcTGCCAACTTCCTTTTCGAGCAACCTGAGGATGAGGAATAA
- the Bctif6 gene encoding Bctif6 — MAVRAQFENSNEVGVFSTLTNSYALVAVGASENFYSVFEAELQDVIPICHATIAGTRIIGRLTAGNKKGLLVPTSTTDQELQHLRNSLPDSVKIQRIEERLSALGNVIVSNDHVALVHPDLERETEEIIADVLGVEVFRQTIADNVLVGSYMALSNQGGIVHPKTSIQDQDELSSLLQVPLVAGSVNRGSSVVGAGMVVNDWMAVTGLDTTATELSVVESVFRLGEGQGPSDIAGKNKDTMVESFY, encoded by the exons ATGGCCGTTCGTGCGCAGTTTGAGAATTCAAATGA AGTCGGTGTCTTCTCTACATTGACAAACTCATATGCCTTGGTTGCTGTTGGCGCCAGCGAGAATTTCTACAG TGTATTCGAAGCAGAACTCCAAGATGTTATCCCAATTTGCCATGCCACAATCGCAGGAACTCGTATTATTGGACGTTTGACCGCAGGTAACAAGAAGGGACTCTTGGTACCAACAAGCACAACAGATCAGGAGTTGCAACATTTGAGAAATAGTTTACCGGACAGTGTTAAGATACAG AGAATAGAAGAGAGACTTTCAGCTCTTGGAAATGTCATAGTATCAAACGACCATGTCGCCCTTGTCCATCCAGATCTTGAGCGCGAAACCGAAGAAATTATTGCCGACGTCCTGGGTGTTGAAGTTTTCCGTCAAACCATTGCCGACAATGTCCTTGTCGGATCCTATATGGCACTTTCCAACCAAGGTGGTATCGTCCATCCCAAAACCAGcattcaagatcaagatgaaTTATCTTCGTTATTACAAGTTCCATTGGTTGCCGGTAGTGTAAACAGAGGTAGCAGTGTAGTTGGTGCAGGTATGGTTGTTAACGATTGGATGGCCGTTACTGGGTTGGATACTACGGCTACGGAATTGAGTGTGGTCGAGAGCGTTTTCAGGCTGGGTGAGGGACAAGGTCCAAGTGATATTGCGGGCAAGAACAAGGATACCATGGTGGAAAGTTTCTATTAA